One genomic region from Cellulomonas fengjieae encodes:
- a CDS encoding ABC transporter ATP-binding protein codes for MVNAPALELRGLWRKFGDKIAVSGIDLVVPAGSFYGLVGPNGAGKTTTLSMATGLLQPDFGTVLVHGQDLWADPVAVKGMLGVLPDGVRLFDRLTGQQLITYAGLLQGLDRETVATRATDLLAALDLRADADKLVVEYSAGMTKKVALACALVHAPRLLVLDEPFEAVDPVSAANIRDILASYVRSGGTVIVSSHVMDLVQRMCDHVAVIAAGHVLAAGTIDEVRGGSTLEDRFVDLVGGRVSGEGLAWLRTSSV; via the coding sequence ATGGTGAACGCACCCGCCCTCGAGCTGCGCGGACTGTGGCGCAAGTTCGGTGACAAGATCGCAGTCTCCGGCATCGACCTCGTCGTCCCGGCCGGCTCCTTCTACGGGCTCGTCGGGCCCAACGGAGCCGGGAAGACCACCACGCTGTCGATGGCCACGGGCCTCCTGCAGCCCGACTTCGGCACCGTGCTGGTGCACGGGCAGGACCTGTGGGCCGACCCTGTGGCGGTCAAGGGCATGCTCGGCGTCCTGCCCGACGGGGTCCGCCTGTTCGACCGGCTCACCGGTCAGCAGCTCATCACCTACGCGGGCCTGCTGCAGGGCCTCGACCGCGAGACGGTCGCCACCCGCGCGACGGACCTGCTCGCCGCGCTGGACCTGCGCGCGGACGCCGACAAGCTCGTCGTGGAGTACTCCGCGGGCATGACCAAGAAGGTCGCGCTGGCGTGCGCGCTGGTCCACGCACCGCGGCTGCTGGTGCTCGACGAGCCGTTCGAGGCCGTCGACCCCGTCTCGGCCGCGAACATCCGCGACATCCTTGCCTCCTACGTCCGCTCCGGTGGCACGGTGATCGTGTCGTCGCACGTCATGGACCTGGTCCAGCGCATGTGCGACCACGTCGCCGTGATCGCGGCCGGGCACGTGCTGGCGGCCGGCACGATCGACGAGGTACGCGGCGGGAGCACGCTCGAGGACCGGTTCGTGGACCTGGTCGGCGGTCGGGTGAGCGGGGAAGGACTGGCGTGGTTGCGCACCTCCTCCGTCTGA
- a CDS encoding ribokinase: MNRPPPHGIVVLGSANVDLVVDVDHRPAAGETLLGSDLVTTAGGKGANQAVAAALLGGSVAFVGCVGDDGPGGLLRSSLSAAGADVSMLQVVDAPTGTAIIMVTPDGNNSIVVAPGANRRMTPAAAEASRARWAGARVLVLQLEVPIETVDAVAQSAAAAGTRVVLNAAPAGALDGATLAVCDPLVVNESEAAALVGAEVTLATGPSVVGDLLALGARSVVVTLGGSGALLASVDSPDVVHVPAQQVAAVDTTGAGDSFVGAVAVALAEGEGLEVAVRWATHVAARSVQRRGAQASYPARADVPPPSALRARPEQVPTGH, from the coding sequence ATGAACCGCCCCCCGCCGCACGGGATCGTCGTCCTCGGCTCGGCCAACGTCGACCTCGTGGTCGACGTGGACCACCGTCCGGCGGCGGGGGAGACCCTCCTCGGGTCGGACCTGGTCACGACGGCGGGCGGGAAGGGTGCCAACCAGGCGGTGGCGGCGGCGCTCCTCGGCGGCTCGGTGGCCTTCGTCGGCTGCGTCGGCGACGACGGTCCGGGCGGGCTCCTGCGCTCGTCGCTGTCGGCCGCCGGGGCCGACGTGTCGATGCTGCAGGTCGTCGACGCCCCGACCGGCACGGCGATCATCATGGTGACCCCCGACGGCAACAACTCGATCGTCGTCGCCCCGGGCGCCAACCGGAGGATGACACCGGCGGCCGCCGAGGCGTCCCGTGCGCGGTGGGCGGGTGCGAGGGTGCTGGTCCTGCAGCTCGAGGTGCCGATCGAGACCGTGGACGCGGTCGCGCAGAGCGCCGCCGCTGCCGGCACCCGGGTGGTCCTGAACGCCGCGCCCGCCGGTGCGCTGGACGGGGCGACGCTCGCCGTGTGCGACCCGCTCGTGGTCAACGAGTCCGAGGCCGCCGCGCTGGTCGGCGCCGAGGTCACGCTCGCGACAGGGCCGTCCGTCGTGGGCGACCTGCTGGCGCTGGGGGCCCGGTCGGTCGTCGTCACCCTGGGTGGCTCGGGCGCGTTGCTCGCGTCCGTCGACTCGCCCGACGTGGTGCACGTCCCGGCGCAGCAGGTCGCGGCGGTCGACACGACCGGCGCGGGCGACTCCTTCGTCGGGGCGGTCGCCGTCGCGCTCGCGGAGGGCGAAGGGCTCGAGGTGGCGGTCCGGTGGGCCACCCACGTGGCCGCACGCAGCGTGCAGCGCCGTGGCGCGCAGGCCTCCTACCCGGCGCGGGCGGACGTGCCGCCGCCGTCGGCGCTCCGCGCGCGGCCCGAGCAGGTCCCGACCGGGCACTGA
- a CDS encoding FAD-dependent oxidoreductase — MTAPTSAPRRIVVVGGVAGGMSAAARARRLDEQARIVVLEQSDYVSFASCGLPYHLSDEIERRDDLLLHTPATLGAALNLDVRTGHRVLSIDRDARALTVETAQGSYREPYDALVLAPGAVGVRPPIAGLDHPAVHTLRTIPDVDGLRAVVEGLLDRRDPADAPHAVVVGAGFIGLEAVEALAHRGLQVHLVELADHVLPPLDAELAPLLSDELAAHGVDLHLGVSAASVGTGDTGAAEVTLSDGVRLPADLVVVNVGVRPASQLAADAGLDLGPTGAIRVDGDQRTSDPHVWAVGDAVEVHHAVTGATGPVPLAGPANRQGRRAADSICGHRTTPQAPVLGTAIVRVFGLTAAITGANQATLRREGIPHEVVHVHTAHHAGYFPGAEQMHLVATFAPDGTLLGAQGVGRDGIDKRIDVLATSIRAGFTADDLAELELAYAPPYGSAKDAVNMLGFVAQNALDGTMPQWQAWDLDDALATTLVLDVRSEKEFAGGHVPGALNIPHTDLRGRLDEVRAAAAGRPVSVHCASGVRSYLATRILRGSGLDARNLSGGWLTLVAAQPSLGTS; from the coding sequence ATGACCGCCCCGACGAGCGCACCTCGCCGCATCGTCGTCGTGGGCGGCGTTGCCGGCGGCATGTCCGCCGCCGCCCGCGCCCGGCGGCTCGACGAGCAGGCGCGGATCGTGGTGCTCGAGCAGAGCGACTACGTCTCGTTCGCCAGCTGCGGCCTCCCGTACCACCTGTCCGACGAGATCGAGCGGCGCGACGACCTGCTGCTGCACACGCCGGCCACGCTCGGCGCCGCGCTCAACCTGGACGTCCGCACCGGGCACCGCGTGCTCTCCATCGACCGGGACGCCCGCGCGCTGACGGTCGAGACCGCGCAGGGTTCGTACCGCGAGCCGTACGACGCCCTCGTCCTGGCCCCCGGTGCCGTCGGCGTGCGACCTCCGATCGCGGGCCTCGACCACCCGGCCGTGCACACCCTGCGCACGATCCCGGACGTCGACGGGCTGCGGGCGGTCGTCGAGGGCCTCCTGGACCGTCGGGACCCGGCCGACGCACCGCACGCAGTCGTCGTCGGCGCCGGGTTCATCGGCCTCGAGGCCGTCGAGGCCCTGGCCCACCGCGGCCTGCAGGTGCACCTCGTGGAGCTGGCCGACCACGTGCTCCCGCCGCTGGACGCCGAGCTGGCCCCGCTGCTGTCCGACGAGCTCGCGGCGCACGGCGTGGACCTCCACCTGGGCGTGAGCGCGGCGTCGGTCGGCACGGGCGACACCGGGGCCGCCGAGGTGACGCTGTCCGACGGCGTCCGGCTGCCCGCCGACCTGGTGGTCGTCAACGTCGGTGTGCGCCCCGCCTCCCAGCTGGCCGCCGACGCCGGCCTCGACCTGGGCCCCACGGGCGCGATCCGCGTGGACGGCGACCAGCGCACGTCCGATCCGCACGTCTGGGCGGTCGGCGACGCGGTCGAGGTGCACCACGCGGTCACCGGCGCCACGGGTCCGGTTCCCCTGGCCGGACCGGCCAACCGGCAGGGACGACGCGCCGCCGACTCGATCTGCGGGCACCGCACCACCCCACAGGCCCCCGTACTGGGCACCGCCATCGTGCGCGTCTTCGGGCTCACCGCCGCGATCACCGGCGCCAACCAGGCCACCCTGCGCCGCGAGGGCATCCCCCACGAGGTGGTGCACGTCCACACCGCTCACCACGCCGGCTACTTCCCCGGCGCCGAGCAGATGCACCTGGTGGCGACCTTCGCCCCCGACGGCACCCTGCTGGGCGCGCAGGGCGTGGGCCGCGACGGCATCGACAAGCGCATCGACGTCCTCGCGACGTCCATCCGGGCCGGCTTCACCGCCGACGACCTGGCCGAGCTCGAGCTCGCCTACGCGCCGCCGTACGGCTCCGCCAAGGACGCCGTGAACATGCTCGGGTTCGTCGCCCAGAACGCGCTCGACGGCACGATGCCGCAGTGGCAGGCGTGGGACCTCGACGACGCCCTGGCGACCACCCTCGTGCTCGACGTCCGCTCGGAGAAGGAGTTCGCCGGCGGGCACGTGCCCGGGGCGCTCAACATCCCGCACACCGACCTGCGCGGCCGCCTCGACGAGGTCCGCGCCGCAGCGGCGGGGCGACCCGTCAGCGTGCACTGCGCCAGCGGCGTGCGCTCCTACCTGGCCACCCGCATCCTGCGGGGTTCGGGCCTCGACGCCCGTAACCTGTCCGGCGGCTGGCTCACCCTCGTGGCGGCCCAGCCGAGCCTCGGCACGTCCTGA
- a CDS encoding HD domain-containing protein produces MTELPRPRTAVAQAAVEVGRAYYPPALFNHCLRSYHFAADAGRRLGLDVDDELLFVAALLHDIGLVAVFDSATEPFEISGGHLAEVFTWGAGWPEARRRRAGEVIVRHMEDDVDPAVDPEGHLLEIATGLDVSGRNSKQWPRSTLVEVLHRYPRLDLTDVFAGCFDEQARRKPDSLAAGFVRSGIRARLETNPLNDVQVLGDRSA; encoded by the coding sequence ATGACCGAGCTCCCCCGCCCCCGCACCGCGGTGGCCCAGGCCGCCGTCGAGGTCGGGCGCGCCTACTACCCGCCGGCACTCTTCAACCACTGCCTTCGCTCGTACCATTTCGCGGCCGACGCGGGGCGTCGCCTCGGGCTCGACGTCGACGACGAGCTGTTGTTCGTCGCGGCCCTGCTGCACGACATCGGGCTCGTGGCCGTGTTCGACTCCGCGACCGAACCGTTCGAGATCTCGGGCGGTCACCTCGCGGAGGTGTTCACGTGGGGTGCGGGCTGGCCGGAAGCCCGGCGCAGACGTGCCGGCGAGGTGATCGTGCGGCACATGGAGGACGACGTCGACCCCGCGGTCGACCCCGAGGGGCACCTGCTGGAGATCGCGACCGGGCTGGACGTCAGCGGCCGCAACTCGAAGCAGTGGCCGCGCTCGACCCTCGTCGAGGTCCTCCACCGGTACCCGCGGCTCGACCTCACCGACGTGTTCGCCGGGTGCTTCGACGAGCAGGCCAGACGCAAGCCGGACAGCCTCGCAGCGGGGTTCGTGCGCAGCGGCATCCGCGCCCGCCTGGAGACCAACCCACTGAACGACGTCCAGGTCCTCGGGGATCGATCGGCCTGA
- a CDS encoding class I SAM-dependent methyltransferase, with amino-acid sequence MADDIFEVPRLAQLYDPLDPDRGDLDVYVALVDELGARSVLDVGCGTGTFALMLAQRGLDVVGLDPARASLDVARAKPGADAVRWLEGDATALPPLQVDLATMTGNVAQVFVTDEDWARTVTAVREALRPGGHLVLETRVPEREAWRGWTREATHRVADVAGVGRVEAWGEVTDVVGELVTFRWTWVFESDGAVLTSDSTLRFRDRAAVEGSLTEAGFEVVDVREAPDRPGMEMVFVASRGAGRGRSRDPLPIS; translated from the coding sequence ATGGCCGACGACATCTTCGAGGTCCCCCGCCTCGCCCAGCTCTACGACCCGCTCGACCCGGACCGCGGCGACCTCGACGTGTACGTCGCGCTCGTCGACGAGCTCGGTGCCCGCAGCGTGCTGGACGTCGGCTGTGGGACGGGCACGTTCGCGCTGATGCTCGCGCAGCGCGGGCTCGACGTCGTGGGGCTCGACCCGGCCAGGGCGTCGCTGGACGTGGCTCGGGCCAAGCCGGGAGCCGACGCGGTCCGGTGGCTCGAGGGTGACGCGACGGCGCTCCCGCCGTTGCAGGTGGACCTGGCGACCATGACGGGCAACGTGGCCCAGGTGTTCGTCACCGACGAGGACTGGGCACGGACGGTGACGGCGGTCCGGGAGGCGTTGCGACCGGGCGGCCACCTGGTGCTCGAGACGCGGGTGCCCGAGCGCGAGGCGTGGCGGGGGTGGACGCGGGAGGCGACCCATCGGGTGGCCGACGTCGCGGGCGTGGGCCGGGTCGAGGCGTGGGGCGAGGTCACCGACGTGGTCGGCGAGCTCGTGACGTTCCGCTGGACGTGGGTCTTCGAGTCCGACGGGGCCGTCCTGACCTCCGACTCCACGCTGCGGTTCCGGGACCGGGCGGCCGTCGAGGGATCCCTCACGGAGGCCGGGTTCGAGGTCGTCGACGTGCGCGAGGCGCCGGATCGGCCCGGGATGGAGATGGTGTTCGTCGCCAGCCGGGGAGCGGGTCGCGGCCGGAGCCGCGACCCGCTGCCGATCAGCTGA
- a CDS encoding DapH/DapD/GlmU-related protein, with protein MVEIHGLDALLQALNSGQTIPGGSPHHVAIHATSQEALRITAELNGRYHSPDEVRALMSELTGHEVPESFHLFPPFSADFGKNLRFGEDVFVNSGCRFQDQGGIDIGDGSLIGHNAVITTLNHDMSPSRRADLHPAPVVVGRGVWFGANVTVLPGVTIGDGAVVGAGAVVTKDVPPRAVVVGVPAKQVGTVQDG; from the coding sequence ATGGTGGAGATCCACGGCCTCGACGCACTTCTGCAGGCACTGAACTCGGGACAGACGATCCCCGGAGGCTCGCCGCACCACGTGGCCATCCACGCCACGAGCCAGGAGGCGCTACGCATCACCGCCGAGCTCAACGGGCGCTATCACTCCCCCGACGAGGTACGGGCCCTGATGAGCGAGCTGACCGGGCACGAGGTCCCTGAGTCCTTCCACCTCTTCCCACCGTTCAGCGCGGACTTCGGCAAGAACCTCCGCTTCGGTGAGGACGTGTTCGTCAACAGCGGCTGCCGGTTCCAGGACCAAGGTGGGATCGACATCGGCGACGGATCCCTCATCGGCCACAACGCCGTCATCACGACGTTGAACCACGACATGTCGCCGAGCCGACGAGCCGACCTGCACCCCGCTCCCGTCGTCGTCGGTCGAGGTGTGTGGTTCGGGGCAAACGTGACGGTGCTGCCTGGCGTGACCATCGGCGACGGGGCGGTCGTGGGTGCGGGGGCCGTCGTCACCAAGGACGTGCCACCGCGTGCAGTGGTCGTCGGCGTGCCGGCGAAGCAGGTGGGCACGGTGCAGGACGGGTGA
- a CDS encoding DNA recombination protein RmuC: MDTGLLLGLVIGAAVGALGGWLLASRRLRAADLAAARAQALLEAERHGAQARLADSDRLADQFRALAADALATSTDQFLALAHQRFAADHQTQVGELAQREQAVRAMVEPLSRTLDQVRAELSTAEQARAAGHAALGEQVRAMHQASEHLRGETAQLVTALRSSQVRGKWGELQLKRVVEAAGMLAHVDFVEQDQVRTDDGLLRPDMVIKLAGGKNVVVDAKVAFLGFLDAAQATDERVRADRLAAHARHVRAHVDDLSAKRYWDQFAPAPEFVVMFVPAESFLHAAAEQDPALIEYAFERNVVIATPTTLLALLRTVSYAWRQDALASNAQAVLSLGKELHGRLATMGAHLAKLGRAIDAAAGAYNQTVSSLETRVLVSARRFADLHVVDGDLPTPAPANPQLSAVSAPELVASADELIVMFDGGADRDERALRDERALRDERALRDGLATPDASSA; the protein is encoded by the coding sequence ATGGACACAGGACTGCTGCTCGGGCTCGTGATCGGTGCCGCTGTCGGCGCCCTCGGGGGCTGGCTGCTCGCGTCGCGGCGACTGCGCGCGGCGGACCTGGCGGCGGCGCGGGCCCAGGCGCTGCTGGAGGCGGAGCGGCACGGCGCGCAGGCGCGGCTGGCGGACTCCGACCGGCTCGCGGACCAGTTCCGGGCGCTCGCGGCCGACGCGCTGGCCACGAGCACCGACCAGTTCCTCGCCCTCGCGCACCAGCGGTTCGCCGCGGACCACCAGACGCAGGTCGGCGAGCTCGCGCAGCGTGAGCAGGCGGTGCGCGCGATGGTCGAGCCGCTGTCCCGCACCCTCGACCAGGTGCGCGCCGAGCTGTCCACGGCGGAGCAGGCGCGCGCGGCCGGCCATGCGGCCCTGGGTGAGCAGGTGCGCGCCATGCACCAGGCGTCCGAGCACCTGCGTGGTGAGACGGCCCAGCTGGTCACGGCCCTGCGCTCGTCCCAGGTGCGCGGCAAGTGGGGTGAGCTGCAGCTCAAGCGGGTGGTCGAGGCAGCGGGCATGCTCGCCCACGTCGACTTCGTCGAGCAGGACCAGGTGCGCACCGACGACGGGCTCCTGCGCCCCGACATGGTGATCAAGCTGGCCGGCGGCAAGAACGTCGTCGTGGACGCCAAGGTCGCGTTCCTCGGGTTCCTCGACGCGGCGCAGGCCACCGACGAGCGCGTCCGCGCGGACCGGCTGGCGGCGCACGCCCGGCACGTGCGCGCGCACGTCGACGACCTGTCCGCCAAGCGCTACTGGGACCAGTTCGCCCCGGCGCCGGAGTTCGTCGTCATGTTCGTGCCGGCCGAGTCGTTCCTGCACGCGGCCGCCGAGCAGGACCCCGCGCTGATCGAGTACGCGTTCGAGCGCAACGTCGTCATCGCCACGCCCACCACGCTGCTCGCCCTGCTGCGGACCGTCTCGTACGCGTGGCGGCAGGACGCGCTGGCCAGCAACGCGCAGGCGGTCCTGTCGCTCGGCAAGGAGCTGCACGGCCGGCTGGCCACCATGGGCGCGCACCTGGCCAAGCTGGGCCGCGCCATCGACGCGGCGGCCGGTGCGTACAACCAGACCGTGTCGTCGCTCGAGACGCGCGTGCTGGTCAGCGCCCGCCGGTTCGCCGACCTGCACGTCGTGGACGGGGACCTGCCCACACCGGCGCCGGCCAACCCGCAGCTGTCCGCGGTGAGCGCACCGGAGCTCGTGGCCTCGGCGGACGAGCTGATCGTCATGTTCGACGGCGGCGCCGACCGCGACGAACGGGCGCTGCGGGACGAACGGGCGCTGCGGGACGAGCGGGCCCTGCGCGACGGGCTAGCCACCCCGGACGCGTCGAGCGCCTGA
- a CDS encoding nitroreductase family deazaflavin-dependent oxidoreductase: MDLTPTVRRLGRTRWFARLGRACAGVDRRLHKATRGRWSVLGPVTLPQLVLTTTGRRSGEPREAVLLYAADGDGWVLIGSNWGQEHHPAWSGNLLADPRATVTIGDLTRPVVASLADADECQRLLPALLAVWPGYADYAARAGRELRVFRLAPA, translated from the coding sequence ATGGATCTCACGCCCACCGTGCGGCGGCTCGGCCGGACCCGCTGGTTCGCTCGGCTGGGCCGCGCGTGCGCCGGGGTCGACCGGCGGCTGCACAAGGCCACCCGGGGACGGTGGAGCGTGCTCGGCCCGGTCACCCTGCCGCAGCTGGTCCTCACGACGACGGGCCGCCGTTCCGGGGAGCCGCGCGAGGCCGTCCTGCTGTACGCGGCCGACGGTGACGGCTGGGTGCTCATCGGCTCGAACTGGGGCCAGGAGCACCACCCCGCGTGGTCCGGCAACCTGCTGGCCGACCCGCGTGCCACGGTGACGATCGGTGACCTGACCCGACCCGTCGTCGCCAGCCTCGCCGACGCCGACGAGTGCCAGCGGTTGCTGCCGGCCCTGCTGGCCGTCTGGCCGGGCTATGCCGACTACGCCGCGCGCGCGGGCCGCGAGCTGCGGGTCTTCCGGCTGGCCCCGGCGTGA
- a CDS encoding GNAT family N-acetyltransferase, which yields MSAPLVLPTLLGAQVRLRGFTAADLPAVREASTDPLIPLIGSVPAHGDDDACLAFVARQRERLTTGAGYAFAVADLETDVAVGHAYLGLRDLDHGRVSLGYWVVASRRGRGLARDALRTLAGWALTLPGVARLELYVEPWNVASARTALGAGFEREGLLRSWQAVGGERRDMEMYSRLRDSTPPERRG from the coding sequence GTGAGCGCGCCGCTGGTCCTGCCCACGCTGCTCGGCGCGCAGGTCCGGCTGCGCGGGTTCACGGCCGCGGACCTGCCCGCGGTCCGGGAGGCGAGCACCGACCCCCTGATCCCGCTGATCGGCTCGGTGCCCGCGCACGGCGACGACGACGCCTGCCTCGCCTTCGTCGCCCGCCAGCGCGAGCGTCTGACCACCGGGGCGGGGTACGCGTTCGCCGTCGCGGACCTCGAGACGGACGTCGCGGTCGGCCACGCGTACCTGGGCCTGCGGGACCTCGACCACGGACGGGTCTCGCTCGGGTACTGGGTCGTCGCTTCGCGGCGCGGCCGCGGGCTGGCACGCGACGCCCTGCGCACGCTGGCGGGCTGGGCGCTCACGCTGCCGGGCGTGGCGAGGCTCGAGCTCTACGTCGAGCCCTGGAACGTGGCGTCCGCCCGCACCGCCCTGGGCGCCGGGTTCGAGCGCGAAGGGCTGCTGCGCTCGTGGCAGGCGGTCGGGGGCGAGCGCCGGGACATGGAGATGTACTCGCGGCTGCGGGACAGCACGCCGCCCGAGCGCCGCGGCTGA
- a CDS encoding metal-sensitive transcriptional regulator, translating into MTDVEPVLVTPDAAELVKVVNRLKRAQGQLAGVIRMLEEGRSCEDVVTQLSAVSKAVDRAGFAVIVSGMKQCLTDPDAAGSLDVDKLQKLFLSLA; encoded by the coding sequence ATGACCGACGTGGAGCCGGTGCTCGTCACCCCCGACGCGGCCGAGCTGGTCAAGGTCGTGAACCGGCTCAAGCGCGCCCAGGGCCAGCTCGCCGGCGTCATCCGCATGCTCGAGGAGGGTCGCTCCTGCGAGGACGTGGTCACCCAGCTGTCCGCGGTCTCCAAGGCCGTCGACCGCGCCGGCTTCGCCGTCATCGTCTCGGGCATGAAGCAGTGCCTCACCGACCCGGACGCCGCGGGCTCGCTCGACGTCGACAAGCTGCAGAAGCTGTTCCTGTCGCTCGCCTGA
- a CDS encoding rhodanese-like domain-containing protein, with translation MSTTPTSTSRRSFLDRHASLVVVCASGMRSRSGAQQLRSMGFQATSLSGGMAAWQRAGGEVTR, from the coding sequence ATGAGCACCACCCCCACGAGCACGTCCCGCCGGTCCTTCCTCGACCGACACGCGAGCCTCGTCGTGGTCTGCGCGTCCGGCATGCGCTCACGCTCGGGCGCCCAGCAGCTGCGGAGCATGGGGTTCCAGGCCACCAGCCTGTCGGGTGGCATGGCGGCGTGGCAGCGCGCGGGCGGCGAGGTGACGCGATGA
- a CDS encoding nuclear transport factor 2 family protein translates to MAVVDELMAIENDLALGRGAQYERVLHDDALVVVPGAVLTKDECVRAMDASPGWDEVDLGEPRLVESRATATVVYPFVGTRGSRTYRAVLSSTYTRGPDGRWRLLVHQQTPEA, encoded by the coding sequence ATGGCAGTCGTCGACGAGCTGATGGCCATCGAGAACGACCTCGCACTGGGCCGCGGGGCGCAGTACGAGCGGGTGCTGCACGACGATGCGCTGGTCGTGGTGCCCGGCGCCGTGCTCACCAAGGACGAGTGCGTGCGGGCCATGGACGCCTCGCCCGGCTGGGACGAGGTCGACCTGGGCGAGCCGCGGCTGGTGGAGTCGCGGGCGACCGCGACCGTCGTGTATCCGTTCGTCGGCACGCGGGGGAGCCGCACGTACCGGGCGGTGCTGTCGTCGACCTACACCCGCGGTCCGGATGGTCGCTGGCGGCTGCTGGTCCACCAGCAGACCCCGGAGGCCTGA
- the ychF gene encoding redox-regulated ATPase YchF — protein sequence MALTIGIVGLPNVGKSTLFNALTRAQVLAANYPFATIEPNVGVVPLPDPRLDKLAELFGSERIVPATVSFVDIAGIVKGASEGEGLGNKFLANIREADAICQVTRVFADPDVVHVSGEVNPKDDIEIIATELILADLQTLEKAIPRLEKEVRAKKAEPGLLAAAQEAQAILETGTTLSQSGKQIEHLDELQLMTSKPFIYVFNTDDAGLADTAMQDSLRALVAPADAIFLDAKFESELVELEPDEAREMLADSGQEEAGLDQLARVGFHTLGLQTYLTAGPKEARAWTIHQGWTAPQAAGVIHTDFQKGFIKAEVISFDDLVAAGSVAAARAAGKARIEGKDYVMADGDVVEFRFNV from the coding sequence GTGGCACTCACAATCGGCATCGTCGGCCTGCCCAACGTCGGCAAGTCCACCCTCTTCAACGCCCTGACCCGCGCGCAGGTCCTCGCGGCGAACTACCCGTTCGCGACGATCGAGCCCAACGTCGGCGTCGTGCCGCTGCCCGACCCTCGCCTGGACAAGCTCGCGGAGCTGTTCGGCTCCGAGCGCATCGTGCCGGCGACCGTGTCGTTCGTGGACATCGCCGGCATCGTCAAGGGCGCCAGCGAGGGCGAGGGCCTGGGCAACAAGTTCCTGGCCAACATCCGCGAGGCCGACGCCATCTGCCAGGTCACGCGCGTGTTCGCCGACCCCGACGTGGTGCACGTCTCCGGTGAGGTGAACCCCAAGGACGACATCGAGATCATCGCCACCGAGCTGATCCTCGCGGACCTGCAGACCCTCGAGAAGGCGATCCCGCGCCTCGAGAAGGAGGTGCGGGCCAAGAAGGCCGAGCCCGGCCTGCTCGCCGCCGCGCAGGAGGCGCAGGCGATCCTCGAGACGGGCACGACCCTGTCGCAGAGCGGCAAGCAGATCGAGCACCTCGACGAGCTGCAGCTCATGACGAGCAAGCCGTTCATCTATGTGTTCAACACCGATGACGCAGGCCTGGCCGACACGGCCATGCAGGACTCGCTGCGCGCGCTGGTCGCTCCCGCCGACGCGATCTTCCTGGACGCGAAGTTCGAGTCGGAGCTGGTCGAGCTCGAGCCCGACGAGGCGCGCGAGATGCTCGCGGACAGCGGGCAGGAGGAGGCCGGCCTGGACCAGCTGGCGCGCGTCGGCTTCCACACCCTCGGCCTGCAGACCTACCTCACCGCCGGCCCGAAGGAAGCGCGCGCCTGGACCATCCACCAGGGCTGGACCGCCCCGCAGGCGGCCGGTGTCATCCACACCGACTTCCAGAAGGGCTTCATCAAGGCCGAGGTCATCTCGTTCGACGACCTCGTGGCCGCCGGCTCCGTCGCCGCGGCCCGCGCCGCCGGGAAGGCGCGCATCGAGGGCAAGGACTACGTCATGGCCGACGGCGACGTGGTGGAGTTCAGATTCAACGTGTAG